From the genome of Methylomonas sp. UP202, one region includes:
- a CDS encoding RHS repeat-associated core domain-containing protein — MGDIPLAVIDQRPDGSLVNLAYIETDFTNTPRFLRRAVGDLTQPIWAWPIAPYGDTPALEDPDGNGEKLTFNLRYPGQYYDAYSGLHYNHTRYFSPRAGRYLQPDLIGLEGGTNVYTYANGNPVSYTDPTGTWGFFGIEIFARPTPVIIPEPVVETLKTTGEVSRPAEAVKPAEKINEHHSDPKFMGGDPKQPTTPMKESEHQSLHKDLNEHLRNETNDKGQHMRPQKDNSGNEIRRNFERGERLDALKRFYEGFQNKYPDAARDFFNQHPELGVTPWI, encoded by the coding sequence TTGGGCGACATCCCGCTGGCGGTCATCGACCAACGGCCGGACGGTAGTCTGGTCAACCTGGCCTACATCGAAACCGACTTCACCAACACCCCGCGCTTTTTGCGCAGGGCGGTCGGCGACCTGACCCAACCGATCTGGGCTTGGCCGATCGCCCCCTACGGCGACACCCCGGCCCTGGAAGACCCGGACGGCAACGGCGAAAAGCTGACCTTCAACCTGCGCTACCCCGGCCAATACTACGACGCCTACTCCGGCCTGCACTACAACCACACCCGCTACTTCTCGCCCCGCGCCGGCCGCTACCTGCAGCCCGATCTGATCGGCCTGGAAGGCGGTACCAATGTGTATACTTACGCCAACGGCAATCCGGTCAGCTATACCGATCCGACGGGGACTTGGGGCTTTTTCGGCATTGAAATATTCGCTCGCCCAACACCTGTAATAATACCTGAGCCCGTCGTTGAAACTTTGAAGACAACGGGAGAAGTGTCTCGGCCAGCAGAAGCCGTTAAACCTGCTGAAAAAATTAATGAACATCATTCGGATCCAAAATTTATGGGGGGCGATCCGAAGCAGCCGACAACCCCAATGAAGGAAAGCGAGCACCAAAGTTTACATAAAGATCTGAATGAACATTTACGTAATGAAACTAATGATAAAGGCCAACATATGAGGCCGCAGAAAGACAATTCAGGTAATGAAATTAGAAGGAACTTTGAAAGAGGAGAGCGCTTAGATGCTTTAAAACGCTTTTATGAAGGCTTCCAGAATAAATATCCCGATGCGGCACGCGACTTTTTCAATCAACACCCGGAACTTGGTGTTACACCGTGGATTTAA
- a CDS encoding RHS repeat-associated core domain-containing protein: protein MVIDQNADGSAAALYYIETDFTNTPRFLRRAAGDLTQPIWAWPVAPYGDTPALEDPDGDGAKTAFNLRYPGQYYDAFSGLHYNHTRYFSPRAGRYLQPDLIGLEGGTNVYTYANGNPVSYTDPTGTVFDIVIDVISIVNDLFHFATEGFTDTNVAAFAGDVVGAATPGLTGVGATIRAADKVKDVAKSTSELTKSQTKAIKSLEKQIQKHQQKLDDFKANPTVRPGMEDLPKEIIKQQQEERIRHLETEINTFNKNIEKIKNGEL from the coding sequence ATGGTGATCGACCAAAATGCCGATGGTAGTGCCGCCGCGCTGTACTACATCGAAACCGACTTCACCAACACCCCGCGCTTTTTGCGCCGGGCGGCCGGCGATCTGACCCAGCCGATCTGGGCTTGGCCGGTCGCCCCCTACGGCGACACCCCAGCCCTGGAAGACCCGGACGGCGACGGCGCGAAGACCGCCTTCAACCTGCGCTATCCCGGCCAATACTACGACGCCTTCTCCGGCCTGCACTACAACCACACCCGCTACTTCTCGCCCCGCGCCGGCCGCTACCTGCAACCCGACCTGATCGGCCTGGAAGGCGGCACCAATGTGTATACTTACGCCAACGGCAATCCGGTCAGCTATACCGATCCGACGGGGACAGTATTTGATATCGTTATAGACGTTATCTCGATCGTAAACGATCTGTTCCATTTCGCTACAGAAGGTTTTACCGATACGAATGTTGCCGCCTTTGCAGGTGATGTTGTCGGCGCTGCGACACCTGGACTGACGGGGGTTGGCGCGACAATTCGTGCAGCGGATAAAGTTAAAGATGTTGCAAAAAGCACCTCAGAACTCACGAAGTCGCAGACAAAAGCAATTAAGTCATTAGAAAAACAAATCCAAAAGCATCAGCAAAAACTGGACGATTTTAAGGCGAATCCCACTGTTCGGCCAGGGATGGAAGATTTGCCGAAGGAAATTATTAAGCAGCAACAAGAGGAAAGAATCAGACACTTAGAGACAGAGATAAATACTTTTAACAAAAACATTGAAAAAATCAAAAACGGTGAGCTGTAA
- a CDS encoding TonB-dependent siderophore receptor — protein sequence MTASLKHPLLLTAALLACEVRAADPSYAFDIPAQDLAGALQKLAAQSGKQIFYAHDHVAGRRAPALQGSMTLAEAAAKLLAGTGLSYSVAGDGSLAIKPLGGEATMMAPVNVVGKAAYDSSDPYNTDYRLPNATTATKTDTPIMDTPVSIQVVPKAVLADKQSITLPDAVNGHVSGVLGRTGGGYLYDNFIIRGLAGSGFGDAYRNGLFNRQDVYDIANIEQVEIVKGPAAVLYGRIEPGGLVNYVTKKPLDTAYYSVQQQFGSYDQYRTLIDATGPLDADKTVLYRLNGSYLDSQSFREFVGNERYFVAPKLSWRPNEKFETNLELEYKRDRFNADFGIPAIDHRPAPIPITRTLKDGAQRQLMESKLVGFDWTYHFNDDWKITQRYLFKDWSLSGPTLFNFGGLREEDGHLFLDRTASKGVQDIMTHSGNIDLNGKFEILGSRHNLLIGVDGFHTTTESNSARAAVAGIDIFAPVYGQVDFNALPADNAFFYRKESWIGAYVQDQITLFDRLHILLGGRYDNVSTGGRFSPVSLAAAQAGRVKQEDNAFSPRAGVVYRAQDWLSLYGSYTESFSANNGLSGTGQRFDPQQGQQHEVGIKTESADRKFSSTLAFFHLTKSNLLTDDPHQADPNFQILAGKIRSKGIELDLAGQVTDQLHLLGTYAYTQANYIEDFDGLQGKRLENVPRHQGSLWGTWQFNDAFKAGLGVVTVGKRPGDSDNSYYMPGYVRLDAMAAYTQRFGQQRLTAQLNVNNLLDKRYYANSDGSSLGAIPGYPVNVMGSLKYEF from the coding sequence ATGACCGCATCGCTAAAACATCCGCTCTTATTGACCGCCGCGTTGCTGGCTTGCGAAGTGCGCGCCGCCGACCCGAGCTACGCCTTCGACATCCCGGCGCAAGATCTGGCGGGCGCGCTGCAAAAACTGGCCGCGCAATCCGGCAAGCAGATTTTCTATGCGCACGACCATGTCGCCGGCCGCCGCGCGCCCGCCTTGCAAGGCTCCATGACCTTAGCCGAGGCCGCCGCCAAATTACTGGCCGGCACCGGCCTGAGCTATTCGGTTGCCGGGGACGGCTCGCTGGCGATTAAGCCGCTCGGCGGCGAAGCGACGATGATGGCGCCGGTCAATGTCGTCGGTAAAGCCGCTTACGATTCCAGCGATCCCTACAACACCGATTACCGCCTTCCCAACGCCACCACCGCCACCAAGACCGACACGCCCATCATGGACACGCCGGTGTCGATCCAGGTGGTACCCAAGGCCGTGCTGGCCGACAAACAATCCATCACCCTGCCCGATGCGGTCAACGGCCACGTCAGCGGCGTGCTGGGCCGCACCGGCGGCGGCTATCTGTACGACAATTTCATCATCCGCGGCCTGGCCGGCTCGGGATTCGGCGATGCCTACCGCAACGGCTTGTTCAACCGCCAGGACGTTTACGACATCGCCAACATCGAGCAGGTGGAAATCGTCAAAGGCCCGGCGGCAGTGTTGTACGGACGCATCGAACCCGGCGGTCTGGTCAATTACGTGACCAAAAAGCCGTTGGATACCGCGTATTATTCGGTCCAGCAACAATTCGGCAGTTACGATCAATACCGCACGCTGATCGACGCGACCGGCCCGCTGGATGCCGACAAAACCGTGCTGTACCGCCTCAACGGCTCCTACCTCGACAGCCAATCGTTCCGCGAGTTTGTCGGTAACGAACGCTATTTCGTGGCGCCGAAACTCAGCTGGCGGCCCAATGAAAAATTCGAAACCAATCTGGAGCTGGAATACAAGCGCGACCGCTTCAACGCCGACTTCGGGATTCCGGCCATCGACCATCGCCCGGCGCCGATTCCGATCACCCGCACGCTGAAAGACGGCGCTCAGCGCCAGTTGATGGAAAGCAAGCTGGTCGGCTTCGACTGGACCTACCATTTCAACGACGATTGGAAGATCACCCAGCGTTATTTATTCAAGGACTGGTCTTTGAGCGGACCGACCCTGTTCAATTTCGGCGGTCTGCGCGAGGAAGACGGACACTTGTTTTTGGACCGCACCGCCTCCAAAGGCGTGCAGGACATCATGACCCATTCCGGTAATATCGACTTGAACGGCAAATTCGAAATCCTGGGCAGCCGGCATAACCTGCTGATCGGCGTCGACGGTTTTCATACGACAACCGAGTCGAATTCGGCGCGAGCGGCGGTCGCGGGAATCGACATCTTCGCGCCGGTTTACGGCCAAGTCGATTTCAACGCCCTTCCCGCCGACAACGCGTTCTTCTACCGTAAGGAATCCTGGATAGGCGCTTACGTTCAAGACCAAATCACGCTGTTCGACCGGCTGCACATCCTGCTCGGCGGCCGTTACGACAACGTCAGCACCGGCGGCCGGTTTTCGCCGGTCTCGCTGGCGGCCGCCCAAGCCGGCCGGGTCAAGCAAGAAGACAACGCCTTCAGCCCCCGCGCCGGCGTCGTCTACCGGGCCCAAGACTGGCTATCGCTGTACGGCAGCTATACCGAATCCTTTAGCGCCAATAACGGCCTCTCCGGCACTGGCCAACGCTTCGATCCGCAGCAAGGCCAACAGCACGAAGTCGGCATCAAGACCGAATCGGCCGACCGGAAATTTTCGTCGACCTTGGCGTTTTTCCATTTGACCAAAAGCAATCTGCTGACCGACGATCCCCATCAAGCCGATCCCAATTTTCAGATTCTGGCCGGCAAGATCCGTAGCAAAGGCATAGAACTGGACTTGGCCGGACAAGTTACCGACCAACTGCATCTGCTTGGCACATATGCGTATACGCAAGCCAATTACATTGAGGACTTCGACGGACTGCAAGGCAAACGCCTGGAAAACGTACCCAGGCACCAAGGCAGTTTGTGGGGCACGTGGCAATTTAACGACGCGTTTAAAGCGGGCCTGGGCGTCGTAACGGTCGGCAAGCGACCAGGCGATTCGGATAATTCTTACTACATGCCCGGCTATGTCCGTTTGGATGCGATGGCCGCATATACCCAACGTTTCGGCCAACAACGCTTGACGGCTCAGTTGAATGTCAACAACCTGTTGGACAAACGCTATTACGCCAACTCCGACGGCAGCAGTCTGGGCGCGATTCCCGGTTATCCGGTCAATGTGATGGGTTCGTTGAAGTACGAGTTTTAA
- a CDS encoding RHS repeat-associated core domain-containing protein, whose product MLATLSSRLLIIVVGMCLLSANAYPDPGLPYEQLAGQMQVEQSDKNRVPQVEFQTEPLYGATLLKETDYRGEGQFPLEFTRFITSPRSITAEDCDNQAAMNGEWPHSYSSCLIDHLNYGGSSGNRTISVCTMGICTKFMENLKPYARDIHDTLVKNGSVNGVTYKWVYTNFKTGIREAYDSKNRLVARFNRAGIEHRLTYQTNSPYRLTEVTHIPSGRRLSFQYTSAVLSSVTDPDNQVYRYNFTASPRTITLPAADGASAALVRTYATVTTVDCNGIPNAFSYLSKVQEAGQTVLDVKFDWLCGTLFPTYSQITRAGHNAKNLLQKRGLVLNSSPTKYKLTEQFTDSDSSAYRSVPYFRSFKCINCTDTDAAFLYRPVAVSTRCAGCDADYQGYTWQKNGDMLTRTDYLNRVTRFTYNSNGLPLTETEADGTAEARTTIRTWDSRFPLKTSEVVGEVAKDWRYNDQGHLTREIVRPASEALVNDACPANSKTCHQTDVSYNYDPNTHVTLRVVKTGPRPENGASVTDYRSNGDLWKTTDALDHVNEVISVNAHGQITDQVNVNGIHTVTTYNALRQPKTVTVGNDVTRYDYYTDGRLKTLTRPDNSVLHYTYTPAGSVKTVSLSHDGITDSVEYQRDSRGKVLHTVAGRSGDNPQTWHQSFDDKGLLLTASDGSGGWNRELKHNANNLLERSCLSGEICDLSFYTGLDQISDRARAPLLSNGTLGAQTPLFSLDYDVAGRVKQVVDPVNATTLLSNNELGKHTDEDSPDFGNRGSEYDKAGNETYRADSDGHSAVKQYDALDRLTRIDYSDGTSLVQTWDIPTISTDPGASTNYVNRVASRNRSSVVTGARQVVDNLKYNGRGDIVAAEQLITGFNTLKTAAQFGAGPGDSGRLERLTYPGGLAVAYGYGSDGRIVDVKGYLPNGWADTLAADISYQPLIGRLRKLMFGNGLVYSRERDAGGRLSAVKLVKQDQSVLYNNEVRYDERDRVSGYGEYGFGYDDLDHLSSQTTTQSQQRTELTHNNNGNLTLLQNFSASGGLARTDTFSYLDNRLVSENMTPAPPANGAGGWNAAYGFDLSGFVTKYGGFSFGYDASRAMAYFSKAGVGSESYLYDGLRRRVLKSGVAGETRFVYDQADHLIFEVAANGKMRNYVWLGDIPLAVIDQNADGSAAALYYIETDFTNTPRFLRRAAGDLTQPIWAWPVAPYGDTPALEDPDGDGEKLTFNLRYPGQYYDTFSGLHYNRTRYFSPRAGRYLQPDLIGLEGGTNVYTYANGNPVSYTDPTGTVFDIVIDVISIVNDLFHFATEGFTDTNVAAFAGDVVGAATPGLTGVGATIRAADKVKDVANGTKQAAGTIFKTEHYAPRLESVGVDVNKAESAVADAVQEMRKNMETGADVRGRIIVDNVVIEYRTRLLSDGTVNVGTIFPVTP is encoded by the coding sequence ATGCTTGCTACCCTGTCTAGTCGATTGCTGATAATAGTCGTTGGAATGTGCTTGCTTTCGGCTAACGCGTATCCCGATCCCGGTTTGCCTTACGAGCAATTGGCGGGACAGATGCAAGTCGAACAATCGGACAAGAACCGCGTACCTCAAGTGGAATTTCAAACCGAGCCGCTGTATGGCGCGACACTGCTGAAGGAAACAGACTATCGGGGCGAAGGCCAGTTTCCATTGGAGTTTACCCGGTTCATCACCTCGCCGCGAAGCATCACGGCGGAAGACTGCGACAATCAAGCCGCCATGAACGGGGAGTGGCCTCATAGCTACTCCAGTTGTCTGATAGACCATCTCAACTATGGTGGATCCTCCGGCAATCGAACTATCAGTGTTTGCACGATGGGGATTTGCACCAAGTTCATGGAGAACCTGAAGCCTTATGCCAGAGACATACACGATACTCTGGTTAAAAACGGGTCTGTTAACGGCGTCACCTACAAATGGGTATATACCAATTTTAAAACCGGGATTCGCGAAGCTTACGATAGCAAAAACCGCTTGGTAGCTCGTTTCAACCGGGCGGGTATAGAACATCGCCTTACGTACCAAACCAATTCGCCGTACAGATTGACTGAAGTGACTCACATACCGAGCGGCCGCCGCTTAAGTTTTCAATATACCTCCGCCGTGCTGTCGTCGGTCACCGATCCGGACAATCAGGTTTACCGTTACAACTTCACCGCTAGCCCGCGAACCATTACATTGCCCGCCGCCGATGGGGCTTCGGCGGCGCTCGTCAGGACTTATGCCACGGTGACGACCGTCGATTGTAACGGGATACCTAACGCGTTTTCTTATCTGAGCAAAGTTCAAGAAGCCGGGCAAACAGTCTTGGATGTCAAATTTGATTGGCTCTGCGGGACTCTTTTTCCAACCTACTCTCAAATCACCCGTGCCGGCCATAACGCGAAGAACTTGCTACAAAAGCGCGGTTTAGTTCTTAACTCGAGTCCCACCAAATACAAACTGACCGAGCAATTTACCGATTCAGATTCGAGTGCCTATCGCTCGGTACCCTATTTCCGATCCTTCAAATGCATCAACTGCACCGACACCGATGCGGCTTTTCTTTATAGACCGGTCGCCGTCAGCACCCGTTGCGCCGGCTGCGACGCCGACTACCAAGGCTACACCTGGCAGAAAAATGGCGACATGCTGACCCGCACCGATTACCTCAACCGGGTCACCCGCTTTACCTACAACAGCAACGGCCTACCCCTCACCGAAACCGAAGCCGACGGCACCGCCGAAGCCCGCACCACCATCCGTACCTGGGACAGCCGCTTCCCGCTGAAAACCTCGGAAGTAGTCGGCGAAGTCGCCAAGGACTGGCGCTATAACGACCAAGGCCACCTCACCCGCGAAATAGTGCGCCCCGCCTCGGAAGCCTTGGTCAACGACGCCTGTCCGGCCAACTCCAAAACCTGTCATCAAACCGATGTCAGCTACAACTACGATCCCAACACCCACGTCACGCTGCGCGTCGTCAAAACCGGGCCGCGCCCGGAAAACGGCGCCAGCGTCACCGACTACCGCAGCAACGGCGACCTGTGGAAAACCACCGACGCGTTGGACCACGTGAATGAAGTGATCAGCGTCAACGCGCACGGCCAAATCACCGATCAAGTCAACGTCAACGGCATTCACACCGTCACGACGTACAACGCGCTACGTCAACCCAAGACCGTCACGGTCGGTAACGACGTCACCCGCTACGACTATTACACCGACGGCCGTTTGAAAACCCTGACCCGGCCGGACAACAGCGTACTCCACTACACCTATACCCCGGCCGGTTCGGTCAAGACCGTCAGCCTGAGCCACGACGGCATCACCGACAGCGTCGAATATCAACGCGATAGCCGGGGCAAGGTCCTGCACACCGTCGCCGGCCGTAGCGGCGACAACCCACAGACCTGGCACCAATCCTTCGACGACAAAGGCCTGCTGTTGACCGCCTCGGACGGTAGCGGCGGCTGGAACCGGGAACTGAAACACAACGCCAACAACCTGCTGGAACGCAGTTGCCTGAGCGGCGAAATCTGCGACCTGAGCTTCTACACCGGCCTCGATCAAATCAGCGACCGGGCCAGAGCGCCGCTGCTGAGCAACGGCACGCTGGGCGCTCAAACTCCGCTATTCAGCCTGGACTACGACGTGGCCGGCCGGGTCAAGCAAGTCGTCGATCCGGTGAACGCCACCACGCTATTAAGCAACAACGAACTCGGCAAGCACACCGACGAAGACTCGCCGGACTTCGGCAACCGCGGTTCGGAATACGACAAGGCCGGCAACGAAACCTACCGGGCGGACAGCGACGGCCATAGCGCGGTCAAACAATACGATGCGTTGGACCGCTTGACCCGGATTGACTATTCGGATGGCACCAGCTTGGTCCAAACGTGGGATATTCCCACCATTTCCACTGACCCTGGCGCATCGACCAATTATGTCAATCGTGTCGCCAGTAGAAACCGAAGTTCGGTGGTTACCGGCGCCCGACAGGTGGTTGATAATCTCAAATACAACGGTCGTGGCGATATTGTCGCGGCGGAACAATTGATCACTGGCTTTAATACCTTAAAAACCGCCGCTCAATTCGGGGCCGGGCCAGGCGACTCGGGACGTTTAGAGCGCCTGACCTATCCCGGTGGCCTGGCCGTCGCTTACGGCTACGGTAGCGACGGACGGATTGTCGACGTGAAAGGCTATTTGCCGAACGGCTGGGCGGATACCTTGGCGGCGGATATCAGTTATCAGCCGTTGATCGGTCGCTTGCGAAAACTAATGTTCGGCAATGGTTTGGTGTATTCCCGCGAACGCGACGCCGGTGGGCGTTTGTCGGCGGTTAAATTGGTCAAGCAAGACCAATCGGTGCTTTACAACAACGAGGTTCGCTACGACGAGCGAGATCGAGTAAGCGGTTACGGTGAATACGGCTTCGGTTACGACGACCTGGATCATTTGTCGTCCCAAACCACCACCCAAAGCCAACAGCGCACTGAGCTGACCCACAATAACAACGGCAATTTAACCCTGTTGCAAAACTTCAGCGCTTCGGGCGGGTTAGCCCGCACCGACACGTTCAGTTATCTCGACAACCGATTGGTCTCCGAAAATATGACCCCCGCTCCGCCAGCGAACGGCGCCGGTGGTTGGAATGCAGCTTACGGTTTCGATCTCTCGGGTTTCGTGACCAAATACGGCGGTTTCAGCTTTGGTTACGACGCCAGCCGGGCGATGGCCTACTTCAGCAAAGCCGGCGTCGGCAGCGAATCCTACCTATACGACGGCTTACGGCGGCGCGTCTTAAAAAGCGGCGTGGCCGGCGAGACTCGGTTTGTCTACGATCAGGCCGACCATCTGATTTTCGAAGTCGCCGCCAACGGCAAAATGCGCAATTATGTTTGGTTGGGGGATATCCCTCTGGCGGTGATCGACCAAAATGCCGATGGTAGTGCCGCCGCGCTGTACTACATCGAAACCGACTTCACCAACACCCCGCGCTTTTTGCGCCGGGCGGCCGGCGATCTGACCCAGCCGATCTGGGCTTGGCCGGTCGCCCCCTACGGCGACACCCCGGCCCTGGAAGACCCGGACGGCGACGGCGAAAAGTTGACCTTCAACCTGCGCTACCCCGGCCAATACTACGACACCTTCTCCGGCCTGCACTACAACCGCACCCGCTACTTCTCGCCTCGCGCCGGCCGCTACCTGCAACCGGACCTGATCGGCCTGGAAGGCGGCACCAATGTGTATACTTACGCCAACGGCAATCCGGTCAGCTATACCGATCCGACGGGGACAGTCTTTGATATCGTTATAGACGTTATCTCGATCGTAAACGATCTGTTCCATTTCGCTACAGAAGGTTTTACCGATACGAATGTTGCCGCCTTTGCAGGTGATGTTGTCGGCGCTGCGACACCTGGACTGACGGGGGTTGGCGCGACAATTCGTGCAGCCGATAAGGTTAAAGATGTTGCAAATGGAACGAAACAGGCAGCGGGAACGATCTTTAAGACTGAGCACTATGCTCCGCGCCTTGAGTCTGTGGGTGTGGATGTGAACAAAGCGGAATCCGCAGTAGCAGATGCTGTTCAGGAAATGCGGAAAAATATGGAAACCGGTGCTGACGTACGTGGGCGGATAATTGTCGACAATGTCGTTATTGAGTACCGTACAAGGCTATTGTCTGACGGAACCGTTAATGTCGGTACGATATTCCCGGTGACACCATGA
- a CDS encoding glutathione S-transferase family protein: MKLYDMLLSGNCYKIRLFCGLLGLEYETVPIDLARQENRSPEFLQLNPRGQLPVLQDGEIRLWDSTAILVYLARQYGAPHWLPLEPSVLAEVMQWLALAQNELLYGLARARAANLFGRPWDIGQCQELGKRGLAVLEQRLENREWLANGRISIADIACYPYVALASQAGIALDEYRHIGAWLQRIGRQPGYVGMPGL, from the coding sequence TTGAAGCTCTACGATATGCTGCTGTCCGGCAATTGCTACAAAATTCGCTTATTTTGCGGTTTGCTGGGACTCGAATACGAAACGGTGCCTATCGATTTGGCTAGGCAAGAAAATCGAAGCCCGGAATTCTTGCAACTCAATCCGCGCGGTCAGCTTCCGGTTTTGCAGGACGGCGAGATCAGGCTTTGGGATTCGACGGCCATTTTGGTCTATTTGGCCAGGCAATACGGCGCGCCGCATTGGTTGCCCCTGGAGCCTTCTGTCTTAGCCGAAGTCATGCAGTGGTTAGCGCTCGCTCAAAACGAGCTGCTATACGGCTTGGCGCGGGCCCGGGCGGCTAATTTGTTCGGTAGGCCGTGGGACATCGGCCAATGCCAAGAACTGGGCAAGCGTGGTTTGGCGGTGTTGGAGCAACGGTTGGAAAACCGCGAGTGGCTGGCGAACGGCCGCATCAGTATCGCCGACATCGCTTGCTATCCTTATGTCGCGCTGGCTTCGCAGGCCGGCATAGCGTTAGACGAATACCGGCATATTGGCGCGTGGTTGCAGCGAATTGGCCGTCAACCGGGTTATGTCGGCATGCCGGGGCTTTAG